In Flammeovirgaceae bacterium 311, one DNA window encodes the following:
- a CDS encoding antimicrobial peptide ABC transporter ATPase (COG1136 ABC-type antimicrobial peptide transport system, ATPase component) has product MKEVIRTRDISKVYRMGTETVKALKSISIEVMRGEYVAFMGPSGSGKSTFMNIIGCLDTPTSGQYILNGHDVSSLSESSLAEIRNKEIGFVFQTFNLLPRQTALENVTLPLIYAGYNSRQREEKAYATLESVGLADRAKHKPNELSGGQRQRVAIARALVNNPSIILADEPTGNLDTKTSYGIMELFQNLHGSGNTIIMVTHEDDIAHYAHRIVRMRDGLVETDLINEERIRAKNAFIS; this is encoded by the coding sequence ATGAAAGAAGTAATTCGTACCCGTGATATTTCGAAGGTATACCGCATGGGTACCGAGACAGTGAAAGCATTAAAATCTATTTCCATTGAGGTAATGCGTGGGGAATACGTAGCTTTCATGGGACCTTCCGGCAGCGGAAAATCTACCTTCATGAACATTATAGGCTGCCTGGATACCCCCACCAGCGGTCAGTATATACTTAACGGCCACGATGTAAGCTCCCTGAGCGAAAGTTCCCTTGCCGAAATCAGAAATAAAGAAATAGGCTTTGTCTTTCAGACCTTTAACCTGCTGCCCCGCCAGACAGCCCTGGAAAATGTAACCCTGCCGCTGATCTATGCCGGTTACAATTCACGCCAGCGCGAAGAAAAAGCCTACGCCACCCTGGAAAGTGTTGGTCTGGCAGACCGTGCAAAACACAAACCAAATGAGCTTTCCGGCGGACAGCGCCAGCGCGTAGCCATTGCCCGTGCACTGGTAAACAACCCCAGTATTATACTTGCCGACGAACCTACCGGTAACCTGGACACAAAAACTTCTTACGGCATCATGGAGTTATTCCAGAATCTGCATGGCAGCGGCAATACCATTATCATGGTAACACACGAGGATGACATTGCCCATTATGCCCACCGTATTGTGCGCATGCGCGATGGCCTGGTAGAAACAGATCTAATTAACGAAGAACGCATTCGGGCTAAGAATGCATTTATTTCATAA
- a CDS encoding ATP:cob(I)alamin adenosyltransferase (COG2096 Uncharacterized conserved protein), translating into MKIYTKTGDAGTTALLGGTRVGKNHLRLEAYGSLDELNSWIGLLRDFTVNSSRREPLKKIQDMIFTLGSHLATAPGKKIRHLPSYTSEDVTALEQEIDQMEEDLAPLQNFILPGGHAEVSQCHIARCVCRRAERLVVALHEHEPLDEIILAFLNRLSDYLFVLARRMSHELGATEVPWQPRKLAD; encoded by the coding sequence GTGAAGATATACACCAAGACGGGCGACGCCGGCACCACAGCACTTTTAGGAGGTACCCGTGTAGGAAAAAATCACCTTCGGCTGGAGGCTTACGGTAGCCTTGATGAGCTCAACTCCTGGATCGGGCTCCTGCGCGATTTTACGGTGAACAGCAGCCGGCGTGAGCCCCTGAAGAAGATACAGGACATGATTTTTACCCTGGGCTCCCATTTGGCTACCGCCCCGGGCAAAAAGATTCGCCACCTGCCCTCCTACACGTCCGAAGATGTAACAGCACTGGAGCAGGAAATAGACCAGATGGAAGAAGACCTGGCCCCGCTGCAAAACTTTATTTTACCTGGCGGCCATGCAGAAGTTTCGCAATGCCATATTGCCCGCTGTGTTTGCCGCCGTGCCGAGCGCCTGGTGGTAGCCCTGCATGAGCACGAGCCCTTAGACGAAATCATACTGGCTTTTCTGAACCGGCTTTCGGATTATTTATTTGTACTGGCACGCCGCATGAGCCATGAGCTTGGCGCAACAGAAGTACCCTGGCAGCCCCGAAAGCTTGCTGATTGA
- a CDS encoding branched chain amino acid aminotransferase apoenzyme (COG0115 Branched-chain amino acid aminotransferase/4-amino-4-deoxychorismate lyase), protein MFVADYDGKSWTNLQILPYQPLQLSPANSALHYGQSVFEGMKAYRNQGKDVLVFRPRANFERLNLSAQRMCIPELPEELFMAGLTELLRLDRDWVPANENTSLYVRPFIFATDDYLGIRPSDTYKFMIFTCPVGAYYSEPVRVKIETRYSRAAAGGTGAAKAAGNYAASLLPAVKAHQQGYHQLLWTDAKSHQFIEESGTMNVMFIIDGTLITAPTGDTILAGITRDSVLTLAREWGYKVEERKVAVQEVIDAAKEGRLQEAFGTGTAATIAQIKGIGHEDKDYELPPVEGREFSNRVLRALDEIKTGKVTDKWGWIYKV, encoded by the coding sequence ATGTTTGTAGCAGACTACGACGGCAAAAGCTGGACCAACCTACAGATCCTGCCCTACCAGCCGCTGCAGCTAAGCCCAGCCAACTCAGCCCTGCACTATGGCCAAAGCGTTTTTGAGGGAATGAAAGCCTACAGAAATCAGGGTAAGGATGTGCTGGTGTTTCGCCCCCGTGCAAACTTTGAGCGCTTAAACCTTTCTGCCCAGCGTATGTGCATTCCAGAGTTACCGGAAGAGCTTTTCATGGCGGGCCTAACTGAACTGCTGCGCCTCGACAGGGACTGGGTACCTGCCAATGAGAACACTTCCCTGTACGTACGCCCCTTTATTTTTGCTACCGACGATTATCTGGGCATTCGCCCATCAGATACATATAAATTCATGATCTTTACCTGCCCGGTGGGTGCTTATTACTCAGAGCCGGTACGGGTTAAAATCGAAACCCGTTACAGCCGTGCCGCAGCCGGAGGAACCGGTGCTGCCAAAGCTGCCGGTAACTATGCTGCTTCGCTGCTGCCTGCCGTGAAAGCCCACCAGCAGGGTTATCACCAGCTGCTGTGGACGGATGCTAAATCGCACCAGTTCATCGAGGAGTCCGGTACCATGAATGTGATGTTTATTATTGATGGCACCCTTATTACCGCCCCAACCGGCGATACTATTCTGGCAGGTATTACCCGCGACAGTGTACTTACCCTTGCCCGCGAATGGGGATATAAGGTAGAAGAACGTAAGGTAGCTGTTCAGGAAGTGATTGATGCCGCCAAAGAAGGGCGCCTGCAGGAGGCATTTGGCACTGGTACTGCCGCCACCATAGCACAAATAAAAGGCATTGGCCACGAAGATAAGGACTATGAGCTGCCTCCGGTAGAAGGCCGGGAGTTCTCCAACCGCGTGCTTCGCGCCCTGGATGAGATAAAAACAGGAAAA